A genomic window from Solanum stenotomum isolate F172 chromosome 10, ASM1918654v1, whole genome shotgun sequence includes:
- the LOC125841945 gene encoding F-box/LRR-repeat protein 15, with the protein MRIWCCLCFGEEEDSKKGYKSMRDPILGNNGDESPDENSAFDWRNVFEGVNVAAVVSPQAGAAGDLGVPKNEEIDFDSNWLSSEVEVKNENYSGEKMLDVNLNLGLSGEASSSTVLKEDSDRDTCSKRPKVNSFSLDWDNHLLQETSYLCPMNEGGGDMSLSNLLGATDAEGKDSKMEDLDVRMDLTDDLLHMVFSFLDHIDLCRAASVCSQWRAASSHEDFWRYLNFENKQISSNQFEDMCRRYPNATTINLYGTPNIHPLAMKAVSSLRNLETLSLGRGQLGETFFQALTDCHVLRSLTINDATLGNGIQEIPISHDSLRLLQLVKCRVLRVSIRCPQLETLSLKRSSMPHAVLNCPLLHDLDIASCHKLSDAAIRSAATACPLLESLDMSNCSCVSDETLRDIAQTCGNLRVLDASYCPNISLESVRLVMLTVLKLHSCEGITSASMAAIAHSYMLEVLELDNCSLLTSVSLDLPRLQSIRLVHCRKFIDLNLHCGMLSSITVSNCPLLHRINITSSALKKLVLQKQESLTTIALQCPNLLEVDLTECESLTNSICEVFSDDGGCPVLKSLVLDSCESLTLVAFCSTSLVSLSLGGCRALISLALRCPYLEQVSLDGCDHLEVASFCPVGLRSLNLGICPKMNMLHIEAPQMASLELKGCGVLSEASINCPLLTSFDASFCSQLKDDCLSATTSSCPLIESLVLMSCPSVGCAGLLSLQSLPNLTYLDLSYTFLVTLQPVYESCLQLKVLKLQACKYLTDTSLEPLYKENALPALCELDLSYGTLCQSAIEELLACCTHLSHVSLNGCINMHDLNWGFTGDQLSHIPSVSIPHGSSLGEQQLPNEQPKRLLENLNCVGCPNIKKVFIPMAQGFLLSSLNLSLSANLKEVDIACYNLCVLNLSNCCSLESLQLECPRLSSLFLQSCNIDEEAVEAAVSRCTMLETLDVRFCPKICPLNMTRLRVACPSLKRIFSSLVPS; encoded by the exons ATGAGGATTTGGTGTTGTTTATGTTTTGGAGAAGAAGAGGATAGTAAGAAGGGCTACAAGAGTATGAGGGACCCGATTTTGGGGAATAACGGCGACGAATCTCCAGATGAAAATTCGGCATTTGACTGGAGGAATGTTTTTGAAGGTGTCAATGTTGCAGCAGTGGTGAGTCCACAAGCGGGCGCTGCAGGTGATCTTGGTGTTCCCAAGAATGAGGAGATTGATTTTGATAGCAACTGGTTATCCAGTGAAGTGGAGGTGAAGAATGAAAATTATAGTGGGGAGAAAATGTTGGATGTTAATTTGAATTTGGGTTTGAGTGGAGAGGCTTCATCCTCAACAGTGCTGAAAGAGGATTCTGATCGTGATACCTGTAGTAAAAGGCCCAAAGTTAACTCCTTTTCGCT GGATTGGGACAACCACTTGTTGCAGGAAACCAGTTACTTATGTCCAATGAACGAGGGCGGTGGAGATATGAGTTTATCAAACTTACTTGGTGCAACAGATGCTGAGGGGAAAGATTCTAAAATGGAGGATTTAGATGTGCGGATGGATCTTACTGATGACTTGTTGCATATG GTGTTCTCCTTTTTGGACCATATTGATCTTTGTCGAGCTGCAAGTGTTTGTAGCCAGTGGAGAGCAGCTAGCTCTCACGAAGACTTTTGGCGGTATCTGAATTTTGAGAACAAACAGATATCCTCAAATCAAT TTGAGGACATGTGTCGGCGATACCCAAATGCAACAACAATCAACTTATATGGAACTCCTAATATTCACCCACTAGCAATGAAAGCTGTTTCTTCTTTAAG GAATCTTGAGACTCTGTCATTGGGCAGAGGTCAATTGGGGGAAACATTTTTTCAGGCCTTAACAGATTGCCATGTGTTGAGGAGTTTGACTATTAATGATGCCACTCTTGGAAATGGCATTCAAGAGATACCAATTTCTCATGATAGCTTGCGTCTTCTGCAGCTAGTGAAGTGTCGTGTGCTTCGAGTTTCTATCAG ATGTCCACAACTTGAAACGTTGTCACTTAAGCGCAGTAGCATGCCACATGCGGTGCTTAATTGCCCTCTTTTACATGACCTTGATATTGCTTCTTGTCACAAACTTTCCGACGCTGCTATTCGTTCGGCTGCCACAGCATGCCCTCTTTTAGAGTCTTTGGATATGTCAAATTGTTCATGTGTCAGTGATGAAACACTGCGTGATATAGCTCAAACTTGTGGAAATCTACGAGTTTTGGATGCTTCATACTGCCCAAACATTTCTCTTGAG TCTGTGAGGCTGGTTATGCTGACTGTTCTCAAGCTTCATAGTTGTGAGGGCATAACATCAGCTTCCATGGCTGCCATAGCCCATAGCTATATGTTAGAG GTTCTGGAGCTTGATAATTGCAGTTTATTGACATCAGTGTCCTTGGATCTTCCTCGCCTTCAGAGCATCAGACTAGTACATTGTCGCAA GTTTATTGACCTTAACTTGCATTGTGGAATGTTATCATCAATTACTGTTTCTAATTGCCCATTGCTTCATCGAATCAATATAACTTCAAGTGCACTCAAA AAATTAGTTTTGCAGAAGCAGGAAAGCTTGACAACAATTGCATTACAGTGTCCGAATTTGCTAGAAGTAGACCTTACTGAGTGTGAATCGCTCACCAATTCTATTTGTGAAGTTTTCAGTGATGATGGTGGCTGTCCTGTGCTTAAATCCTTAGTTCTAGATAGCTGTGAG aGCTTGACACTTGTGGCTTTCTGCAGCACTTCTTTGGTTTCTCTTTCACTTGGTGGTTGCCGTGCTTTAATTTCTCTTGCACTTAGGTGCCCATATCTTGAACAAGTCTCTTTAGATGGTTGTGATCATCTTGAAGTAGCATCATTTTGCCCA GTTGGTCTTAGGTCACTTAATCTTGGTATATGCCCCAAAATGAATATGCTCCATATTGAAGCTCCGCAAATGGCTTCACTTGAGCTGAAGGGCTGTGGTGTGCTATCTGAAGCATCTATTAATTGCCCCCTGTTAACCTCTTTTGATGCTTCATTCTGCAG CCAACTCAAGGATGATTGTTTATCTGCCACGACTTCGTCGTGCCCCCTCATCGAGTCATTAGTATTAATGTCATGTCCATCTGTTGGCTGTGCTGGACTCCTCTCTTTGCAGTCCCTCCCAAACTTGACCTACCTTGATCTATCCTATACGTTTTTGGTTACCTTGCAACCTGTTTATGAATCATGCTTGCAGTTAAAG GTCCTAAAGTTGCAAGCATGCAAGTATCTCACTGATACATCTTTGGAACCCCTCTATAAAGAAAATGCTCTCCCAGCCCTTTGTGAGTTGGATTTGTCGTATGGGACCTTATGCCAATCAGCCATTGAGGAATTGCTTGCTTGCTGCACACATTTGAGTCATGTCAGCTTGAATGGATGTATTAATATGCATGATTTAAATTGGGGATTTACTGGAGATCAACTGTCGCATATACCCAGTGTTAGTATACCTCATGGATCGTCCCTGGGAGAACAGCAGTTGCCAAATGAACAACCAAAGCGTTTGCTAGAGAACCTTAACTGTGTAGGCTGCCCAAATATAAAAAAGGTGTTTATTCCTATGGCACAAGGTTTCCTTTTGTCATCATTAAACCTTTCCCTGTCTGCGAATTTGAAGGAGGTTGATATAGCTTGTTACAACTTGTGCGTTCTCAATTTGAG CAATTGCTGTTCATTGGAATCATTGCAACTGGAATGTCCAAGATTAAGTAGCCTCTTTCTTCAG TCCTGCAACATTGATGAGGAAGCTGTTGAAGCTGCCGTATCACGATGTACGATGCTTGAGACGCTTGACGTTCGTTTTTGTCCCAAG ATTTGTCCACTGAACATGACGAGGTTGCGGGTTGCATGTCCCAGTTTGAAACGCATCTTCAGCAGCCTAGTCCCATCTTGA